One window from the genome of Podospora pseudocomata strain CBS 415.72m chromosome 6, whole genome shotgun sequence encodes:
- a CDS encoding hypothetical protein (EggNog:ENOG503NVNU; antiSMASH:Cluster_5), translating into MQSCSLSGVEQLVMWTSLTTNKPILWGHSYFSLLVFSYLTLSGICMSLICAGVDSNRSIPDIAGLEWASFIELEAPSFTLNRSLITGPDTSPRSPMPAFTTSPAAWSCGLQNFNTAALAKRASKLRNGTPCVVHLPDYQDLMMGTRNYHLDVEFEDGVTWIARIRQPNTTPLPVRNYMIKSEAATLGFLEKTEVPAPRVFDYRLDGPDNPVGVGYIFMDKLPGVPLRWDLASKKQRRKVLDQLADIYIELGRHPFKGLGSLDTPGSDHIGRFAKELTFDLPPCQSWREYCTRYILHVLRLIERSEIYTQRPVDAFLIHRFLLDLVSRMAGLTGGWDERFPFYLKHADEKMDHILVDEEYNITGIIDWESAFTAPAFVAFNTPMGILPVKDFYDGVDTLGEHEDGFLDILRSKGGQVFSNVGRHGRLLHRFLFCIGFDIVKYRDDFETLFQGLREGVGADEESDWDEWQVDALLRYRDKEMV; encoded by the coding sequence ATGCAAAGCTGCAGTTTAAGTGGAGTGGAACAACTAGTCATGTGGACCTCACTAACCACTAACAAACCCATTCTTTGGGGCCATTCTTATTTTTCATTGCTTGTTTTTTCTTATCTAACGTTGTCGGGGATCTGCATGAGCCTGATCTGCGCGGGCGTTGATTCCAATCGCTCGATACCCGACATAGCTGGTCTTGAATGGGCATCTTTCATAGAACTCGAAGCGCCATCATTCACCTTGAACCGCTCTCTCATAACCGGACCAGATACCTCACCGAGATCGCCCATGCCAGCATTTACAACATCACCGGCAGCCTGGAGCTGTGGTCTCCAAAACTTCAACACAGCCGCCTTGGCCAAACGCGCCAGCAAACTCCGAAATGGCACACCTTGCGTTGTGCACCTCCCAGACTACCAAGACCTGATGATGGGAACCAGAAACTATCACCTCGACGTCGAGTTCGAAGACGGAGTCACGTGGATTGCTCGGATCCGTCAACCAAACACGACACCGCTCCCTGTTCGGAATTACATGATCAAAAGCGAAGCTGCAACGTTGGGCTTTCTCGAAAAGACAGAGGTTCCTGCGCCGAGGGTGTTTGACTACAGGTTGGATGGACCAGACAACCCAGTTGGGGTGGGGTATATCTTCATGGACAAGTTACCAGGCGTACCGCTTCGTTGGGATCTCGCCAGCAAgaagcagaggaggaaagtGTTGGATCAGCTGGCGGATATATACATTGAGCTGGGGAGACATCCATTCAAGGGTCTGGGATCGTTGGACACACCGGGGAGTGATCACATTGGGCGGTTTGCCAAGGAGCTGACTTTTGACCTGCCGCCGTGTCAGTCGTGGAGGGAGTATTGTACGCGGTACATTCTTCACGTTTTGAGGTTGATTGAACGGAGCGAGATTTACACTCAGCGACCGGTGGATGCGTTTCTGATACACCGCTTTCTCCTCGACTTGGTGTCCAGGATGGCAGGGCTGactggtggatgggatgaaagATTCCCGTTTTATCTGAAGCACGCAGATGAAAAGATGGATCACATcttggtggatgaggagtaCAACATTACGGGGATCATAGACTGGGAGTCGGCATTCACGGCACCGGCGTTTGTGGCTTTCAATACACCTATGGGGATACTTCCCGTGAAGGACTTTTACGACGGGGTGGATACACTTGGTGAGCACGAGGACGGGTTTTTAGACATCTTGAGATCAAAAGGAGGCCAGGTCTTCTCGAATGTCGGTCGGCATGGGCGATTACTGCATAGGTTTCTCTTTTGTATTGGGTTCGACATTGTGAAATACAGGGATGACTTCGAAACATTATTTCAGGGACTGAGAGAGGGTGTGGGGGCTGATGAGGAATCTGACTGGGATGAATGGCAAGTTGATGCTTTGCTGCGATACCGTGATAAAGAGATGGTATAA
- a CDS encoding hypothetical protein (EggNog:ENOG503Q0AA; antiSMASH:Cluster_5; COG:S): MQTLFHITHGNFESVPSSPSTEELYRILVLADKYALSRKLGPWVSRWLKAIRDRSEEEVRTEERVWIMRIGWNLGVDKLYLMQLKDFILRACFVPAPAESNQVEQIGNEEAATTKEEGSERQTRSGDTSQSQNEEIKERLLRTEDDN, encoded by the coding sequence ATGCAAACCCTGTTCCATATCACGCACGGCAATTTTGAATCTGTTCCTTCATCTCCGTCGACAGAGGAATTATACCGCATCCTTGTGTTGGCGGACAAATACGCCCTATCTCGGAAGCTCGGCCCCTGGGTTTCGCGATGGCTCAAGGCTATACGAGACAGATCGGAAGAAGAGGTCAGGACAGAAGAAAGAGTGTGGATAATGCGTATTGGCTGGAACTTGGGTGTTGACAAGTTGTATTTGATGCAGTTGAAAGACTTCATTCTTCGGGCTTGTTTTGTCCCAGCTCCTGCTGAATCCAATCAGGTCGAGCAAATTGGGAACGAGGAAGCAGCTACAACAAAAGAGGAAGGATCAGAACGGCAGACTAGGTCTGGAGACACCAGCCAATCCCAAAACGAGGAAATCAAAGAGCGGTTGCTTAGAACCGAGGACGACAACTGA
- a CDS encoding hypothetical protein (EggNog:ENOG503Q2YA; antiSMASH:Cluster_5) produces the protein MISWLNDPTFVAGLFAGVFATFTLFVGLAACLLLSRDHYGLDHWKLNLQMPVSLWMNLGYWKDTSEFAEACRNYLKQVFETADITTPQKSIAILDVGFGCGDQTSTILGGIISGGAYIGVTNNQVQLQAASRRCRDLHKELDTSHLFCADASKPHAWPEEIRSAVDKLKNPNLKGKWLLASDCMYHFSPSRMPLWQYAARNLGMNFMGSDLCMSNTATWREKTLARTIGALMGCPWKAFLTVEQYREQLVACGYDRDSIVIKDVSVDVFPGLVAFLERHDKALAEFGISLGGGFRVARKVFGWFAVSKVVRAVIVVARLPKVKVAA, from the coding sequence ATGATATCATGGCTCAATGACCCGACATTCGTGGCGGGACTCTTTGCAGGAGTCTTCGCTACTTTCACTCTCTTCGTCGGACTCGCAGCATGTCTATTGCTCTCCCGCGACCACTATGGCCTCGACCACTGGAAGCTGAACTTGCAGATGCCAGTCTCATTGTGGATGAATCTGGGCTACTGGAAGGACACGTCTGAGTTCGCCGAAGCATGCAGGAATTATCTGAAGCAAGTATTCGAAACagccgacatcaccaccccccaaaagtCGATTGCCATCCTCGACGTTGGCTTTGGTTGCGGCGACCAGACCTCGACAATTCTGGGTGGCATCATCTCCGGAGGTGCATACATAGGGGTGACAAACAACCAAGTCCAGCTGCAGGCTGCGTCACGACGATGCCGGGACCTACACAAGGAGCTCGACACATCCCATCTCTTTTGCGCGGATGCGTCCAAGCCACATGCTTGGCCAGAGGAGATACGCTCCGCCGTGGACAAGCTCAAAAACCCCAATCTCAAAGGGAAGTGGCTACTGGCGTCGGACTGCATGTATCACTTTTCACCGTCACGGATGCCGCTCTGGCAGTACGCTGCCCGGAATCTCGGCATGAACTTTATGGGGTCTGACTTGTGTATGTCCAACACGGCAACCTGGAGGGAGAAGACTCTGGCAAGGACGATTGGGGCGCTAATGGGCTGTCCATGGAAGGCGTTCTTAACTGTGGAGCAATACAGAGAGCAGTTGGTAGCATGTGGCTATGACAGGGACTCGATTGTCATCAAGGACGTGTCGGTGGATGTTTTCCCGGGCCTGGTTGCTTTTCTGGAGAGGCATGACAAGGCGCTGGCAGAGTTTGGTATCTCTCTCGGTGGGGGGTTCagggtggcgaggaaggtgttTGGCTGGTTTGCTGTGTCAAAGGTGGTCAGAGCCGTCATCGTGGTGGCAAGATtgcccaaggtcaaggttgcTGCATGA
- a CDS encoding hypothetical protein (antiSMASH:Cluster_5; COG:S; EggNog:ENOG503P0K3): protein MLRDFFIALLTASTALSAAVPAATACTNPQKRPSWHDMKEADKKAYLAANVCLLKSPQKLNRLPGAKTRWDELVSLHQIHALQIHTTGQFLPYHRYYINILAFLLKECGYSGPLPYWDETRDAGKFSSSPVFDPVTGFGGTGKGSKNCVADGPFANLTVNIGPGFKSQPRCVNRRITNALSTQCGATYVASAISGPTYSQALDAIYSGPHLVGHMALAMMDGDSITSSGDPLFFLHHGFVDKMWWDWQKKDLNTRLKDISGLNAQDPAVGFSEFPGGMEVESAMWGKPTAEILAVTPDPTSGDGGKEITLGHVMSSLGIIPNATVADVMDIKGGYLCYEFV from the coding sequence ATGCTCCGAGATTTCTTCATCGCCCTGCTCACGGCCAGCACCGCTCTCAGCGCCGCCGTGCCCGCAGCCACAGCATGCACCAACCCACAGAAACGTCCTTCATGGCATGACATGAAAGAAGCCGACAAGAAAGCCTACCTCGCCGCCAATGTCTGCCTCCTCAAATCTCCCCAAAAGCTCAACCGCCTCCCCGGCGCCAAAACCCGCTGGGACGAACTAGTCTCTCTTCACCAAATTCACGCCCTGCAAATCCACACCACGGGCCAGTTCCTCCCATATCACCGGTACTACATCAacatcctcgccttcctcctcaaagaATGCGGCTACTCTGGCCCCCTCCCCTACTGGGACGAGACCCGCGACGCAGGCAAattctcctccagccccgTCTTCGATCCCGTCACTGGCTTCGGCGGCACCGGTAAAGGCTCAAAGAACTGCGTGGCTGATGGCCCTTTTGCAAACCTCACCGTCAATATCGGCCCAGGGTTCAAGTCACAACCACGCTGCGTCAACCGGCGCATCACCAACGCCCTCAGCACACAGTGTGGTGCCACCTATGTCGCCTCAGCGATCAGCGGGCCAACCTACAGCCAGGCACTGGACGCCATCTACTCGGGCCCTCATCTCGTCGGGCACATGGCGCTGGCAATGATGGACGGGGACTCAATCACCTCGTCAGGCGACCCGTTGTTCTTTTTGCATCACGGCTTCGTGGACAAGATGTGGTGGGACTGGCAGAAGAAAGATCTCAATACGAGGCTCAAGGACATCAGCGGGCTCAACGCGCAGGATCCGGCGGTAGGGTTTTCCGAGTTTCCGGGTGGTATGGAGGTGGAATCTGCCATGTGGGGGAAGCCTACTGCTGAGATTTTGGCCGTGACGCCGGATCCGAcgagtggtgatgggggcaAAGAGATTACTTTGGGGCATGTCATGTCTTCGTTGGGGATCATTCCGAATGCGACGGTGGCGGATGTGATGGATATCAAGGGGGGTTATTTGTGTTATGAGTTTGTGTAG
- a CDS encoding hypothetical protein (antiSMASH:Cluster_5; EggNog:ENOG503P0IH), with amino-acid sequence MVSNARPLAILASYMVTAVALAVRCIGIVRRHPVQKAKRSAGSLVLFGALAAVSLATTWSYMFGYFKWSYFDWAANAPSATADDQLHLGEWLRDTSLFKQAWFSALETPARAWWTLQIFGFCAIWSVMLSVQAKKRNIPQIWAFMLLGQVVAISFASNLFFLAVLAHDVKDEKKPAQSKQKPSSRTSDILILVVNLAVTLFLFGNLDSPYFLSLLLAPHVLAFVPLLRDGISSGSTESSQLREPSKVLQFGILAAVLAAGTSQPIASGETWKSILDTLYEHPAVSSVGWDVICCWVSYTAWFLVRDSE; translated from the exons ATGGTATCCAACGCGAGACCTCTAGCCATCCTGGCCAGCTACATGGTCACGGCGGTGGCTCTCGCCGTCCGCTGTATTGGCATCGTCCGTCGTCACCCAGTCCAGAAGGCCAAAAGGAGCGCCGGATCATTAGTGCTTTTCGGCGCGCTGGCCGCGGTCAGCCTCGCAACAACATGGTCGTATATGTTTGGCTATTTCAAGTGGTCCTACTTTGACTGGGCTGCCAATGCCCCAAGCGCGACTGCTGATGACCAGTTACACTTGGGAGAGTGGCTGCGGGACACATCACTGTTCAAGCAAGCCTGGTTCTCCGCTCTagaaacgccagccagagcaTGGTGGACGCTTCAGATTTTTGGTTTCTGTGCTATCTGGAGCGTGATGCTCTCTGTCCAAG ccaagaagagaaaCATCCCCCAGATCTGGGCTTTTATGCTTCTGGGGCAGGTTGTTGCCATATCCTTTGCCAGCAATCTTTTCTTCCTTGCTGTGCTTGCACACGATGTcaaggatgagaagaaaCCAGCTCAAAGTAAACAAAAGCCATCATCGCGGACTTCAGATATCCTGatcctcgtcgtcaaccTGGCTGTGACCCTCTTTCTGTTCGGAAATCTGGACAGCCCTTactttctctctctgctcCTTGCGCCACACGTTTTGGCCTTTGTGCCACTTTTGAGGGACGGTATATCATCCGGGAGCACAGAATCCAGCCAACTTCGCGAGCCATCCAAGGTATTGCAGTTCGGCATTCTTGCGGCAGTCCTGGCTGCCGGGACATCGCAACCCATTGCCAGTGGGGAGACTTGGAAGAGCATCCTGGACACACTGTATGAGCACCCAGCTGTGAGCAGCGTAGGATGGGACGTGATCTGCTGCTGGGTGAGCTATACCGCGTGGTTCCTCGTGCGGGATTCGGAGTGA
- a CDS encoding hypothetical protein (antiSMASH:Cluster_5; EggNog:ENOG503P2YQ), which produces MIFPRSSALAAGLIGLTPLTAAFGTINEPVILGQHNEHEMVTRLAFQCPSGQKSDGVCFEPRSLDQLAGYHREVMGVALPGAGFNGAVGAPDTLDPVPEGPEAHCDDADFVEVPGYPQSRKEANKNLQKCVDHLRARFRQAWVSAEMLVDERRRIRPGEVELTNAFGGDCNFAFPSLQINVFARAKCSTLEGFGRALHGVQDFYSHSNWADETDTSKPISETNPPGLALHGTAKFLDLRASGPIPEDQIPYNLTTGCFTIPDGTPGSGDCAGRVTHHALNKDHGVIHLDGTFGDAGPGSPRSEAISRNFENAVRVAVQSSKETWAAFREHLREQYGTVAGNLMICALVRDDPIKDCRKRMAVIALDASSRSGAVEASGLQVQIAQEFKLKLSSHGLDRIEVMEFAEGPKIVHPMGFPESVTFSELDTKGRTNIGNALDVAIDDIIQSQPDTYTDRGAVVLLTAGAEPENTKENQELAEYALAQVERAAKEGVRIHFGCINPPRPFNDDPDRSWHECAPGHSIIPAVLKTGGTFAYINHVAGRLDLTPAPHFISTIMSRGLTSTDEYEPELTRIYPGITIAALLSAEDYPSKSLFYPASPSERINITIRDRALDGQGVANGGGGCFSITLRDRKLDDLKIATYTSCGTEPLMLNYEALQDVDLLVVAELGDPHHPQQEGSPNPQGVVFTLELSSNMPAKNETSTMTTSSVVSSKATLKMTEEAGIKTEEFLTSETVEVFEEAATVNGTASTTSEGSHTVSGGDGVTGSAMPAQEAMVTGKESMAIMEDVYVTTIAGNFSGEDADDILDLR; this is translated from the exons ATGATCTTCCCTCGTTCCTCCGCCCTGGCCGCGGGGCTGATAGGGCTGACCCCACTCACAGCTGCTTTCGGGACCATCAACGAACCG GTAATCCTCGGCCAGCATAATGAACATGAAATGGTTACACGACTCGCCTTTCAGTGCCCAAGTGGCCAGAAAAGCGATGGGGTGTGTTTTGAGCCCCGGTCGCTCGATCAACTGGCAGGCTATCATCGAGAAGTGATGGGTGTAGCCCTCCCCGGAGCAGGATTTAATGGCGCGGTCGGTGCTCCAGATACCCTCGACCCGGTACCTGAAGGACCAGAAGCGCACTGCGACGATGCCGATTTTGTCGAGGTTCCGGGATACCCGCAGAGCCGGAAAGAGGCCAACAAGAATCTCCAAAAATGTGTCGATCACCTACGAGCACGTTTCCGACAGGCATGGGTATCAGCAGAGATGCTTGTCGATGAAAGGCGAAGGATCCGGCCCGGGGAGGTCGAGCTAACGAATGCTTTTGGTGGAGACTGCAATTTTGCTTTCCCCTCCCTTCAGATCAATGTCTTTGCGCGAGCCAAGTGTAGCACTCTCGAAGGGTTTGGCCGCGCGTTACATGGTGTTCAAGACTTTTACTCCCACAGCAACTGGGCTGATGAAACCGACACAAGCAAACCCATCAGCGAGACCAACCCACCAGGGCTTGCCTTGCATGGCACCGCGAAGTTTTTGGACCTGAGGGCCTCTGGGCCGATACCAGAAGATCAGATCCCTTACAACCTAACAACGGGTTGCTTCACGATACCAGACGGGACTCCTGGATCCGGAGACTGCGCTGGTCGGGTGACACATCATGCCCTAAACAAAGACCATGGTGTCATTCACCTAGATGGAACTTTTGGTGATGCGGGGCCTGGGTCTCCTCGGAGCGAGGCCATATCAAGGAACTTTGAGAACGCCGTACGTGTTGCGGTACAAAGTTCCAAGGAGACCTGGGCTGCGTTTCGCGAACACCTCAGGGAGCAGTACGGAACTGTGGCCGGCAATCTTATGATTTGTGCTCTGGTGCGCGATGATCCAATCAAGGATTGTCGCAAACGGATGGCTGTCATTGCCCTGGATGCCTCTAGCAGAAGCGGTGCTGTTGAGGCATCTGGCTTGCAAGTTCAGATTGCTCAAGAGTTCAAGTTGAAGTTATCTTCACATGGGCTGGACCGAATTGAGGTCATGGAGTTTGCCGAGGGCCCCAAGATTGTTCATCCTATGGGCTTCCCGGAGTCGGTGACCTTTAGTGAGCTGGATACTAAAGGAAGGACCAATATCGGCAACGCGCTTGACGTTGCCATTGACGATATCATCCAGTCACAGCCGGACACGTACACGGACAGAGGTGCCGTAGTGCTCCTGACGGCGGGCGCGGAACCCGAAAACACGAAAGAAAACCAGGAGCTGGCTGAATATGCCCTCGCCCAAGTTGAACGCGCTGCCAAAGAAGGTGTCCGCATCCACTTCGGTTGCATCAATCCACCGCGGCCATTCAATGATGATCCAGATCGGTCTTGGCATGAATGTGCCCCTGGTCACTCGATCATCCCCGCTGTCCTCAAAACAGGCGGCACTTTTGCTTACATCAATCATGTTGCGGGGAGACTAGATCTCACACCGGCCCCGCACTTCATTAGCACCATCATGTCTCGTGGCCTAACCTCCACTGATGAGTATGAGCCCGAACTGACCCGAATCTACCCTGGAATCACCATTGCCGCCCTTCTCAGCGCCGAAGATTACCCCTCCAAATCCTTGTTCTACCCGGCCAGCCCGTCAGAAAGGATCAACATTACCATTCGCGACCGGGCTCTAGACGGCCAAGGCGTAGCCAacggtggaggtggctgcTTCTCCATCACACTCCGCGACCGAAAGCTCGACGATCTCAAGATAGCAACCTACACCAGCTGTGGTACCGAGCCATTGATGCTGAACTACGAGGCGCTACAGGACGTTgatttgttggtggtggctgagcTGGGTGATCCGCATCACCCGCAGCAAGAGGGATCACCGAACCCACAGGGCGTTGTGTTCACATTGGAGCTGAGCAGTAACATGCCGGCAAAGAATGAGACATCTACCATGACTACGTCGAGCGTGGTGAGCTCCAAGGCAACGCTTAAAATGACAGAGGAGGCTGGAATCAAGACCGAGGAGTTCTTGACAAGTGAGACGGTTGAagtgtttgaggaggcggcgaCGGTGAATGGGACTGCGTCGACGACGTCGGAGGGGAGCCATACGGTCagtgggggtgatggggtaACTGGGAGTGCAATGCCAGCTCAAGAAGCGATGGTGACTGGCAAGGAAAGTATGGCTATTATGGAGGATGTATATGTGACGACGATAGCTGGGAATTTTAGCGGGGAGGATGCGGATGATATTCTGGACTTGAGGTAG
- a CDS encoding hypothetical protein (EggNog:ENOG50; COG:S; antiSMASH:Cluster_5), whose product MQLLHILAAFPLTALAALNGRCTGSEATGEWGSKGICIRTSTCSSAGGAYKTGACPSDPADVKCCLVGRGPSVGTNPCGGASWCDWTSNTCSGSRLTGYCPGGSNYKCCRL is encoded by the exons atgcagctcctccacatcctcgcAGCCTTCCCTCTCACGGCCCTTGCCGCCCTCAACGGCCGATGCACTGGTTCCGAAGCCACGGGCGAGTGGGGCTCCAAGGGTATCTGCATCAGGACTTCGACCTGCAGCAGTGCCGGCGGTGCTTACAAGACTGGCGCCTGCCCGTCTGACCCTGCCGATGTCAAGTGCTGCCTGGTGGGCCGTGGTCCTTCTGTTGGCACCAACccttgtggtggtgcttcGTGGTGTGACTGGACCTCCAACACATGCAGTGGTAGCCGACTGACTG GATACTGCCCCGGCGGATCCAACTACAAATGCTGCAGGCTCTAG
- a CDS encoding hypothetical protein (EggNog:ENOG503NYS5; antiSMASH:Cluster_5; COG:S) yields MTETARERVAIIGTGLAGLTTAHLLQNDPKKRYAVTLLEQADSLSFDSASVAVKSHETGAVERVDLPMRASAGGYYANLNRMYHHLEVPMHPVRFLFVFAKALKQRGTEAGNCQDSSQSPSAAASAVPDGYFVHASNLHQLPPPRPSAYSTWRYLLEILYLIICHAWFRAACFLVRPHDESFAQYLERIWLPRRYTTHYILPLMSSVSTCTHDELLAFPASDLVNYNKFSYGQQHYTVCGGVQQVQSRLSRGIEDICVRSRVLEVLPRSSGKVLIRWQDTVGAQEEVFDRAVLAVSPDVASRLFAPLKTTGLDKIPTTWVESSVLTNASRAHSLVDSDDRTSQGKVACMHHAAVEVESASTQVITLRTQFSGLGGARSEALHTMPSGVVVSTCPLDGESEATQKRTLKTAGFRRTLRTVESRATVERIFRDGSGGTTDGWVNGENNVWLAGSWCWDGMVLLEGCVVSAMRVADEFGVEIPWRK; encoded by the exons ATGACTGAAACGGCCAGAGAACGGGTAGCCATCATCGGTACCGGGTTGGCTGGACTGACCACGGCGCATCTCTTACAAAACGACCCCAAGAAACGGTATGCCGTCACGCTCTTGGAACAG GCTGATTCGCTCTCGTTCGACTCTGCTTCTGTTGCCGTCAAGAGCCATGAGACGGGCGCGGTCGAACGCGTCGATCTCCCAATGCGTGCATCCGCGGGCGGATACTACGCCAACCTGAACCGAATGTATCACCATCTGGAAGTTCCCATGCACCCAGTGCGCTTTCTGTTTGTCTTTGCAAAGGCTTTGAAGCAAAGAGGGACCGAGGCAGGCAATTGTCAGGACTCGAGTCAAAGTCCTTCAGCAGCTGCGTCAGCAGTCCCTGATGGGTACTTTGTCCATGCCTCCAACCTTCACCAACTCCcgccaccacggccatcGGCATACAGCACGTGGCGGTACCTCTTGGAGATTCTGTACCTCATCATCTGCCACGCCTGGTTCAGAGCCGCTTGCTTCCTTGTCCGGCCTCATGACGAGTCCTTTGCCCAGTATCTCGAGAGGATATGGCTGCCTCGTCGGTACACCACACACTACATCCTCCCCTTGATGAGCAGTGTGTCGACCTGCACGCATGACGAGCTTCTTGCCTTTCCAGCGAGCGACTTGGTCAACTACAACAAATTCTCGTATGGTCAGCAGCACTACACAGTGTGCGGCGGCGTGCAGCAGGTCCAGTCTCGCCTATCTCGAGGCATAGAGGATATTTGTGTGCGGTCGAGAGTGCTGGAGGTTCTGCCGCGTTCAAGCGGCAAGGTACTGATACGATGGCAGGACACAGTTGGCGCACAAGAAGAGGTGTTCGACAGAGCTGTCCTAGCGGTATCACCGGATGTCGCGAGCAGGCTCTTTGCGCCGCTGAAGACGACAGGACTGGACAAGATTCCAACAACATGGGTGGAGAGTTCGGTCTTGACCAATGCATCTCGTGCGCACTCGCTGGTGGACTCAGATGACAGGACGAGCCAAGGGAAGGTGGCATGTATGCATCACGCGGCGGTAGAGGTGGAATCTGCATCTACACAGGTCATCACCTTGCGCACGCAGTTTTCCGGGCTCGGCGGCGCTCGATCAGAAGCGCTGCATACCATGCCGAgcggtgtggtggtgagcacCTGCCCATTGGATGGGGAGTCAGAGGCAACTCAGAAAAGAACGCTCAAGACAGCTGGGTTCAGGAGGACGTTGAGGACTGTGGAGAGTCGAGCAACAGTTGAGCGGATATTCCgggatggtagtggtggaaCAACTGATGGCTGGGTTAATGGCGAGAATAACGTATGGCTGGCTGGGTCGTGGTGCTGGGATGGAATGGTACTGCTCGAAGGATGTGTCGTATCGGCTATGCGTGTAGCTGACGAGTTTGGAGTTGAGATTCCGTGGAGGAAATGA
- a CDS encoding hypothetical protein (antiSMASH:Cluster_5), protein MVGYIREAQQPQHHELLPCARHRARHSRISVFLLRYNDRLIWSPGPHLRPMQICVSACQQSRFRHALVRSALCFGLAKVCPGCLEASRLCGSPLGGDFLFSMGSWLWWLGTF, encoded by the coding sequence ATGGTCGGTTACATACGGGAggcccaacaaccacagcatcATGAACTACTCCCCTGTGCACGTCACCGAGCAAGACATTCGAGAATTTCAGTCTTTCTACTTCGATACAATGACCGCCTTATATGGTCGCCCGGTCCGCATCTACGCCCCATGCAAATCTGTGTATCCGCGTGTCAACAATCTCGGTTTCGTCATGCCCTTGTTCGCAGCGCTCTCTGCTTTGGTCTGGCCAAGGTCTGTCCCGGATGTCTTGAAGCCTCACGCTTATGTGGAAGTCCCCTAGGGGGCGATTTTCTATTTAGCATGGGGTCATGGTTATGGTGGTTGGGGACGTTTTGA
- a CDS encoding hypothetical protein (EggNog:ENOG503NX2I; antiSMASH:Cluster_5; COG:E) — MAAGLPSNPLKKIQLVRPAHVWYKHKDIEAAKRFAADFGFYETETIGKTTFFRGYGTEPFVLALEASEKPEFGGAAFVVESEEDLVYAHQSLPKECRATEVHELKDVPGGGKRVTFYDPVDGFPFHLVHGQTEVERRDPGFPVLKFNYPNEKNREPNKFQRFEKRPAPVHKLGHFGMCVTNFAKCYEFYSTYFNFHPSEVRILRMKRFLAERLTNSFQLVHNDEGVDVTVFFRLDRGKEFVDHHCFFFFEGPKMHVHHSSFETHDFDAQVLGHDWLRHQGYTNCWGVGRHVMGSQIFDYWFDPSNFILEHYVDGDLLDMNEPTHHNKAAPDNLHVWGPEVPPTFLQ, encoded by the exons ATGGCCGCCGGACTCCCATCAAACCCCTTAAAGAAGATCCAGCTGGTGCGTCCAGCACATGTCTGGTACAAGCACAAGGATATTGAAGCCGCCAAACGATTTGCTGCCGACTTTGGCTTCTATGAGACCGAGACGATCGGAAAGACAACCTTCTTCAGAGGATATGGAACAGAGCCTTTTGTGTTAGCCCTCGAGGCTTCTGAAAAGCCGGAATTTGGGGGAGCAGCATTTGTTGTCGAGTCtgaggaggatctcgtcTACGCCCACCAGTCGCTTCCAAAAGAGTGCCGAGCGACCGAAGTACATGAGCTCAAGGATGTGCCGGGTGGTGGCAAGAGAGTGACCTTCTATGACCCGGTGGATGGATTCCCATTCCACTTGGTTCACGGGCAGACTGAGGTTGAAAGGAGAGACCCTGGCTTCCCGGTGCTCAAGTTCAACTAC CCGAACGAGAAGAACCGCGAGCCAAACAAGTTCCAGCGCTTCGAGAAGCGGCCGGCGCCCGTACACAAGCTTGGACATTTTGGCATGTGCGTGACGAACTTTGCCAAGTGCTACGAGTTTTATTCGACCTATTTCAACTTTCATCCCAGCGAGGTTCGCATTCTCCGTATGAAAAGGTTCCTGGCGGAAAGACTAACCAATTCTTTTCAGCTCGTCCACAACGATGAAGGCGTAGATGTGACTGTCTTCTTTCGCCTAGACCGTGGCAAGGAGTTTGTTGACCACcactgcttcttcttcttcgaaGGCCCCAAGATGCACGTTCACCACTCTTCCTTTGAGACACACGACTTCGATGCTCAGGTACTGGGTCACGACTGGCTACGTCATCAAGGATACACCAACTGCTGGGGTGTTGGGAGACACGTCATGGGCAGCCAGATCTTTGACTACTGGTTTGATCCGTCCAACTTCATCTTGGAGCACTATGTGGACGGTGATTTGCTGGACATGAACGAGCCAACGCACCACAACAAGGCCGCGCCCGACAACTTGCATGTCTGGG GTCCCGAGGTGCCACCCACCTTTTTGCAATAA